A part of Capsicum annuum cultivar UCD-10X-F1 chromosome 6, UCD10Xv1.1, whole genome shotgun sequence genomic DNA contains:
- the LOC107875526 gene encoding laccase-2 (The sequence of the model RefSeq protein was modified relative to this genomic sequence to represent the inferred CDS: added 7 bases not found in genome assembly) — MYEEKKKRRNNMSAFVFSRLSILCAIFYICSITLFPESVTAGITRHYKFDIRLKNVTRLCKTKTIVTVNGKFPGPRVVAREGDRLVVRVVNHVSNNVSLHWHGIRQVQSGWADGPAYITQCPIQTGQSYVYNFTITGQRGTLWWHAHISWMRATLYGPLIIYPQHNASYPFAKPHKEVPIMFGEWWNADTEAVINQSLVTGAGPNVSDSYTINGLPGPLYNCSAKDTFKLKVKPGKTYMLRIINAALNDDLFFRIANHTMTIVEADASYVKPFERDTLLIAPGQTTNVLLKTQPNPPQTTFVMAARPYFTGQGTFDNSTIAGFLVYDLHNLPSSDNVPSKNLSIPTLPPINATSFVANFSNKFRALASEKFPANVPRNVDKHFFFTVGLGSNPCPKNQRCQGPNNSSKFSASVNNVSMILPTTALLQSYFFKKSNGVYTTDFPSFPLVPFNYTGAPPNNTNVSNGTKVVVLPFNTSVEVVLQDTSILGAESHPLHLHGHNFYVVGQGIGNFDPKKDPAKYNLVDPVERNTIGVPSGGWVAIRFLADNPGAWLMHCHFDVHLSWGLRMAWIVLDGELPSQKLLPPPADLPKC, encoded by the exons aagaaaaaaagaaaagaagaaacaatatgAGTGCTTTTGTTTTTTCAAGACTATCAATTTTATGTGCTATTTTCTACATTTGTAGCATTACACTATTTCCAGAGTCTGTCACTGCTGGCATTACAAGGCATTACAAGTTTGAT ATAAGATTGAAAAATGTGACAAGGTTATGCAAAACAAAGACCATTGTCACTGTGAATGGGAAATTTCCAGGGCCAAGAGTTGTTGCTAGAGAAGGTGATCGTCtagtggttagagttgttaatcATGTCTCCAACAATGTTAGTCTCCATTG GCATGGTATTAGACAAGTACAAAGTGGATGGGCAGATGGACCAGCATATATCACTCAATGTCCAATACAAACAGGCCAAAGTTATGTCTACAACTTCACCATTACTGGCCAAAGAGGAACTTTATGGTGGCATGCTCATATTTCATGGATGAGGGCTACCCTCTATGGTCCTCTTATCATCTATCCCCAGCACAATGCTTCTTATCCATTTGCCAAACCACACAAAGAAGTTCCCATCATGTTTG GTGAATGGTGGAATGCTGATACTGAAGCTGTGATTAATCAATCACTTGTAACTGGAGCTGGACCTAATGTCTCTGATTCATACACCATTAATGGTCTACCTGGACCATTGTACAATTGTTCTGCAAAGG ATACTTTTAAGCTAAAGGTAAAACCAGGGAAGACATATATGCTTCGTATAATCAATGCTGCACTCAATGACGATCTTTTCTTCAGAATAGCTAATCATACAATGACAATCGTTGAAGCAGATGCATCTTATGTCAAACCTTTTGAAAGAGACACACTTCTCATTGCTCCTGGACAAACCACAAATGTCCTCCTTAAAACACAACCTAATCCTCCACAAACCACTTTTGTAATGGCAGCTAGACCTTATTTCACTGGCCAAGGCACATTTGATAACTCCACAATTGCTGGATTTCTTGTGTATGATCTTCATAATTTACCGTCGTCTGACAATGTTCCAAGTAAAaatctttcaattccaacacttcCGCCTATTAATGCCACTTCATTTGTAGCCAATTTTTCAAACAAATTCCGCGCTTTGGCTAGTGAGAAGTTCCCAGCTAATGTTCCGCGAAATGTTGATAAACACTTTTTCTTTACTGTAGGCCTTGGTAGTAACCCATGCCCAAAAAACCAAAGATGTCAAGGTCCTAATAATTCCTCAAAATTTTCTGCTTCTGTTAATAATGTTTCTATGATTCTCCCCACAACAGCATTACTTCAATCctatttctttaaaaaatcaaATGGAGTATACACTACTGATTTTCCAAGTTTCCCTCTAGTTCCTTTTAACTACACTGGCGCCCCTCCAAATAACACGAATGTCTCTAATGGCACAAAAGTTGTTGTGCTTCCCTTCAATACTTCAGTGGAAGTGGTACTGCAGGACACAAGCATTCTTGGTGCTGAAAGTCATCCTCTTCATCTTCATGGCCATAATTTCTATGTTGTTGGCCAAGGTATTGGTAATTTCGACCCGAAAAAGGACCCTGCTAAGTACAATCTTGTTGATCCTGTTGAAAGAAACACCATTGGAGTTCCATCTGGTGGATGGGTTGCCATTCGTTTTCTAGCTGACAATCCTG GAGCATGGTTGATGCATTGTCATTTTGACGTTCATTTGAGTTGGGGATTGAGAATGGCTTGGATAGTGTTAGATGGAGAACTTCCTAGCCAAAAATTGCTACCACCCCCAGCTGATCTACCCAAGTGCTAA